Proteins co-encoded in one Prevotella sp. E13-27 genomic window:
- a CDS encoding RagB/SusD family nutrient uptake outer membrane protein, with translation MKGKLLRFFGIIAPITLGGVGVGSLSSCSDFLDILPMNDVVLENYWKEKADVTSAVEGCYEAMASNDARIRMSVWGELRSDNLTEGSGLNDNNIREILKENLMQTNSLCDWSSVYSIINRCNIVCHYAPEVQKIDPNYTYEEMKATIAEMSAIRAYCYFTLIRTFRDVPYSTTATIDDGQTFVLPATPFNDVLDSLIVSLEAVKDDALRRSSQEEVFGGSISEPKENVCYVTRWFIYSLLADLYLWKGDWDNVIKNCDVVISYKKQIYDELLKKYGTINDIGLFHGVPLILEAAKGSATVGNAYNQIFGEGSSFESIFEIYFSGQQLASNRVCAHENGWAYTYYGNISNEVGYLRAPKFLMDEFENKKNPVFTSTSDCRAYENFNKSGQTYSIAKYVRERASFKLSDAPSITLGTGDYRSQRDANWIIYRMTDIMLMKAEALIMRGSADWPAAFELINDVYKRANNLSPDVAGGLTYATYSTSQDKMEELLFLERHREFVFEGKRWFDLVRMARRDGNTKRLINNALRKYETDLNVIKVKLADPNYIYYPYTKKELKANPLLKQNPAYLKGEESTLN, from the coding sequence ATGAAAGGAAAGCTACTCCGCTTCTTCGGTATTATAGCCCCCATCACCTTGGGAGGCGTAGGAGTCGGGTCCCTTTCCTCATGCTCCGACTTTCTCGACATCCTGCCTATGAACGATGTGGTGCTCGAGAACTACTGGAAGGAGAAGGCCGACGTGACGAGTGCCGTAGAAGGATGCTACGAGGCAATGGCTTCTAATGATGCACGCATACGTATGAGCGTCTGGGGTGAGCTTCGTTCAGATAACCTTACCGAAGGTTCAGGACTCAACGATAACAATATTCGTGAGATTCTGAAAGAGAATCTGATGCAGACAAACAGTCTCTGCGACTGGAGCTCCGTCTATAGCATCATCAACCGTTGTAACATTGTTTGTCACTATGCACCTGAAGTGCAGAAGATTGATCCTAACTATACTTATGAGGAGATGAAGGCTACTATAGCTGAGATGAGCGCTATACGTGCATACTGCTATTTTACTCTCATCCGTACATTCCGTGATGTGCCTTATTCTACTACGGCAACCATTGATGACGGACAGACATTCGTTCTCCCTGCTACTCCGTTCAATGATGTGCTTGACTCACTGATTGTCAGCCTCGAAGCTGTTAAGGACGATGCACTGCGCCGTTCTAGTCAGGAGGAAGTTTTTGGCGGTTCTATCAGTGAGCCAAAGGAGAACGTTTGCTACGTTACTCGTTGGTTTATTTATTCTCTGCTTGCCGACCTCTATCTGTGGAAGGGCGACTGGGACAATGTGATAAAGAACTGCGACGTGGTAATCAGCTACAAGAAGCAAATCTACGATGAGTTGCTCAAGAAGTATGGTACCATCAATGATATTGGCCTCTTCCATGGTGTTCCTCTTATTCTTGAGGCAGCCAAGGGCTCTGCCACTGTCGGTAACGCCTATAATCAGATTTTTGGTGAAGGAAGCTCGTTTGAGAGTATCTTCGAGATTTATTTCTCTGGTCAGCAGTTGGCGTCTAATAGAGTCTGCGCTCATGAGAACGGTTGGGCATATACATATTATGGTAACATAAGCAACGAGGTAGGCTATCTGAGAGCTCCTAAGTTCTTAATGGATGAGTTTGAGAACAAGAAAAACCCCGTGTTCACCTCAACCTCTGACTGCCGTGCATACGAGAACTTTAATAAGAGCGGTCAGACATACAGCATTGCAAAGTATGTTCGTGAACGCGCATCGTTCAAACTGTCAGATGCTCCTTCAATCACTCTGGGAACAGGCGATTATCGCTCTCAGAGAGATGCTAACTGGATAATCTATCGCATGACAGACATTATGCTGATGAAAGCTGAGGCGCTCATCATGCGCGGCTCTGCTGACTGGCCCGCAGCTTTCGAACTCATCAACGATGTCTATAAGCGTGCCAACAATCTGTCTCCTGATGTAGCAGGTGGTTTGACCTACGCAACTTATTCCACCTCACAGGACAAGATGGAAGAACTGCTCTTCCTTGAGCGTCATCGTGAGTTCGTATTCGAAGGCAAGCGTTGGTTCGACCTCGTTCGTATGGCACGTCGCGATGGCAACACGAAGCGTCTTATCAATAATGCACTTCGTAAATATGAGACCGACCTCAACGTTATCAAGGTGAAGTTGGCAGATCCTAACTATATCTACTATCCTTACACGAAGAAAGAGTTGAAGGCTAACCCGCTGCTGAAGCAGAATCCTGCTTATCTGAAAGGCGAGGAGAGCACACTCAACTAA
- a CDS encoding fasciclin domain-containing protein gives MKTRFHYILCALAVVMAFVACVDNDDDIPMSRYQSNKLTAAQFLDENEARLGNFVTLLKRTSFYQLLTTYGNYTVFAPNNDAFAKFMAERGYATLDDIPAAVADTLVRNHLIKSSKAYFTTDISEGNLGMNMAKLYINLSVETDTANNNEIIHYANGTARMVEYDDSVSNGVVHIVSSMIPMTSDWLADVIAKDSTITIFRDALFATGLADTLRLYLDENYPAWGTDKTSVDSISELGKIMVVCKSGGLSEVPAHWPEFRYFKWTAFIEQDAVYRANHINNLNELIEHAKTVYPEGKDITDLKDRNNSLNKYVAYHIIDRVLPYDEVIMNSEYLKGSWWDYDAADAEEFYETMCPGAIMRFCIPFWAKKELYINRKGFKGTAKVKGLKVERGEHQAPNGMYYYVSNEENELLEYNSKVRNEVLNCRIRFDANVLSPDFQNCTDYNNRPARGRNDVQEVVAFRLGYVKNWSIMGDDAFLGWHGDGPWWSSFKGNAMNINGIFDVTFKLPPVPSGTYEIRTGYTVGDERGVVQFYLNNVPCGIPADLRDYGGAPYIGWVADVETGTDDEKLAANKAIDKAMRNHGYMKGMDTWRQGGDVNGTLRSHSHNLRKILTTTYLDQNQTYYIRARQVLADRKCYWNFDYLELCPKSVYDSPQGEDQH, from the coding sequence ATGAAGACAAGATTTCATTACATATTATGCGCACTCGCTGTAGTGATGGCTTTTGTGGCATGTGTCGATAACGACGACGATATACCCATGAGCCGTTACCAGTCGAACAAGCTTACTGCTGCGCAGTTCCTTGATGAGAATGAGGCACGTCTGGGCAATTTCGTTACGCTTCTGAAACGTACGTCTTTCTACCAGCTGCTTACTACCTATGGTAACTACACCGTGTTCGCACCAAACAACGATGCTTTCGCAAAGTTCATGGCAGAGCGCGGCTATGCCACTCTCGATGACATCCCAGCGGCAGTGGCCGATACCTTGGTGCGTAACCACCTGATTAAAAGTTCGAAGGCATATTTCACTACCGACATTTCTGAGGGTAACCTTGGCATGAATATGGCAAAGCTCTATATCAACCTGAGCGTTGAGACCGATACTGCCAATAACAATGAGATTATTCACTATGCCAACGGCACTGCACGAATGGTGGAGTATGACGACTCTGTGTCAAACGGTGTTGTACACATCGTTAGCAGCATGATTCCTATGACCAGTGACTGGCTGGCCGACGTCATTGCAAAGGACTCTACAATCACTATTTTCAGGGATGCTCTGTTTGCCACAGGTTTGGCTGATACCCTTCGTCTCTATCTTGACGAGAACTATCCTGCGTGGGGTACTGACAAGACTTCTGTTGACTCTATCTCAGAGCTGGGAAAGATTATGGTCGTATGTAAGTCGGGTGGACTTTCTGAAGTACCTGCTCACTGGCCTGAGTTCCGCTACTTTAAATGGACTGCCTTTATTGAGCAGGACGCTGTCTATAGGGCTAATCATATCAACAACCTGAATGAACTTATCGAACATGCTAAGACCGTATATCCTGAGGGTAAGGACATCACAGATCTCAAGGATCGCAACAACTCCTTGAATAAATATGTGGCTTATCACATCATTGACCGTGTGCTCCCCTACGACGAGGTTATAATGAACTCTGAATATCTCAAAGGTTCATGGTGGGACTATGATGCAGCTGATGCTGAAGAGTTCTATGAGACCATGTGCCCTGGTGCTATCATGCGCTTCTGTATCCCTTTCTGGGCAAAAAAGGAACTCTATATCAACCGCAAAGGCTTTAAGGGCACCGCAAAGGTTAAGGGTCTGAAGGTTGAAAGAGGTGAGCACCAGGCTCCTAACGGCATGTATTATTATGTGTCAAATGAAGAAAATGAACTTCTCGAGTATAACTCAAAGGTTCGTAACGAAGTGCTTAACTGCCGCATCCGCTTTGATGCAAACGTGCTGAGTCCTGACTTCCAGAACTGCACCGATTATAACAACCGCCCTGCCCGCGGACGTAACGATGTTCAGGAGGTCGTGGCTTTCCGTCTCGGATATGTGAAGAACTGGTCTATCATGGGTGACGATGCCTTCCTCGGATGGCATGGCGACGGTCCTTGGTGGAGCTCGTTCAAGGGCAATGCCATGAACATCAACGGTATCTTCGACGTAACGTTCAAACTTCCTCCTGTACCATCGGGAACCTACGAGATCCGTACTGGTTATACCGTAGGCGATGAGCGCGGTGTCGTACAGTTCTATCTGAACAATGTGCCTTGCGGTATTCCTGCTGACCTGCGCGACTATGGTGGCGCACCATATATCGGATGGGTGGCTGACGTGGAGACAGGCACTGATGATGAAAAACTCGCTGCAAACAAAGCCATTGACAAGGCTATGCGTAACCACGGTTATATGAAGGGTATGGATACTTGGAGACAGGGCGGTGATGTGAATGGTACTCTCCGCAGCCACTCTCACAACCTGCGTAAGATTCTTACCACCACTTATCTCGATCAGAACCAGACTTACTACATTCGTGCACGTCAGGTGCTCGCAGATCGTAAGTGCTACTGGAACTTCGACTATCTGGAACTTTGCCCGAAGAGCGTATATGACAGCCCACAGGGTGAGGATCAGCACTAA
- a CDS encoding fasciclin domain-containing protein, which yields MKNTNRNRMKGKLLRLFAIIAPLTLGGVGGGLLSSCTDWDDHYDGAAESAAAGSNATLWEQLQANPQLSDFCEVLEQTKMYRMHKKTAVSYAEILNGGQSFTLLAPVNGTFDKNALLEQVQTVQGDSAVEKSFIFNHLTRKLISLKADTTQRVMMLSNKYLKMGDNDVEGVKAISKNNHAKNGVLHVLETPVKYNRNIYEVFCDDPDYVDVGKGIRRFTTEEFDDKSSVSNGVIEGVPVYVDSVMIEYNRLLNNIGELDSEDSVYWAVAPKAEGWKKAYDEAFSLFQFDSKVEKRDSLQEYYAMSSLMRDAVFNMTDQKSVNDSLISVPYIHTSHNYANRKPIYNVFYKPFEEGGILYGAEAIPCSNGIVYKTNEWPFKPEQTYFKDIYVEGESTWSILEYDKCLPNNEAVMTKVADSIFENKYLIIKPYPSNANWSVTYPISGTLSGAYDVYVVVLPKSVLNKENPDLKPCKFSANINYLDLTGKKQTYVCKSSNGKSAFQNNPLRVDSVLIAENFKFPACNYGIGSQDFSINLKCNINPLESGKYSRDFYLDCIILKPRTSKSEE from the coding sequence ATGAAGAATACTAATCGAAATAGAATGAAAGGAAAGCTACTTCGCCTCTTTGCTATTATAGCTCCCCTCACCTTGGGAGGGGTAGGAGGTGGACTCCTTTCTTCCTGCACAGACTGGGATGACCATTATGATGGTGCTGCCGAATCAGCAGCTGCAGGCTCTAACGCTACTCTTTGGGAACAGCTGCAGGCTAACCCACAGCTCAGTGACTTCTGCGAGGTTCTTGAGCAGACAAAGATGTATCGCATGCACAAGAAAACAGCTGTTAGCTATGCTGAGATACTCAACGGCGGTCAGTCTTTCACATTGCTCGCTCCTGTTAATGGCACCTTTGATAAGAACGCTCTCCTCGAGCAGGTTCAGACTGTACAAGGTGACTCTGCCGTAGAGAAAAGCTTCATCTTCAACCACTTGACCCGTAAGCTCATTTCCCTTAAGGCCGACACCACTCAGCGTGTGATGATGCTTAGCAATAAGTATCTGAAAATGGGTGACAATGATGTTGAAGGCGTGAAAGCCATTTCAAAGAACAATCACGCAAAGAACGGTGTGCTCCATGTGCTTGAGACACCAGTAAAGTACAATCGTAATATTTACGAGGTGTTCTGCGATGATCCTGACTATGTGGATGTAGGCAAGGGCATACGCCGCTTCACGACCGAGGAGTTCGACGACAAGTCATCAGTGTCCAACGGTGTCATTGAGGGCGTGCCAGTATATGTTGACTCGGTTATGATTGAGTACAACCGTCTGTTGAATAACATCGGTGAGCTTGATTCCGAAGACTCTGTCTATTGGGCAGTAGCTCCGAAAGCAGAGGGATGGAAAAAGGCTTACGATGAGGCATTCTCACTGTTCCAGTTCGACTCAAAAGTTGAGAAGCGCGACTCGCTGCAGGAATACTATGCAATGTCTTCACTTATGAGAGACGCTGTGTTTAACATGACTGACCAGAAGTCTGTTAACGACTCACTCATTTCTGTGCCTTATATCCATACTTCTCACAACTATGCAAACAGAAAGCCTATCTACAATGTGTTCTATAAGCCATTCGAAGAAGGCGGCATACTCTATGGTGCTGAGGCTATTCCTTGCAGTAACGGTATCGTTTATAAGACTAATGAGTGGCCGTTCAAGCCTGAGCAGACATACTTCAAGGATATCTATGTAGAAGGTGAATCAACATGGAGTATCCTTGAATATGACAAGTGTCTCCCGAATAATGAGGCTGTAATGACCAAAGTTGCTGACAGCATCTTTGAGAATAAGTATCTTATCATTAAGCCTTACCCAAGTAATGCTAACTGGAGTGTGACATATCCTATTAGTGGAACTCTTAGCGGAGCATATGATGTCTATGTTGTCGTATTGCCAAAGTCTGTTCTCAATAAAGAGAATCCTGATTTAAAACCATGTAAGTTTAGTGCAAATATCAACTACCTTGATCTTACTGGTAAGAAACAGACATATGTGTGTAAATCTTCAAATGGTAAGTCTGCATTCCAAAATAATCCGCTACGTGTTGACTCAGTGCTTATTGCTGAGAACTTTAAGTTCCCAGCATGTAACTATGGTATAGGCAGCCAAGATTTCAGCATTAATTTGAAATGTAACATAAATCCATTGGAGTCTGGCAAGTACTCTCGTGACTTCTATCTGGACTGCATCATTCTGAAACCTCGTACCTCTAAATCTGAAGAATAA
- a CDS encoding SusC/RagA family TonB-linked outer membrane protein — MKKYILSGMMLLATMSLAAQGDLKTVKGQVVDDATGKPLAGVIVQAYGENAFTAMTDDEGRYVLKAPKYVHSVLMRVDGYNLMQRAISDSIADARLYHESFTELYKRNTVATVSSTADQFDNTSVVSIDPLIQQQLGGDVRTVARGGNVGLGNIMLLAGINSINANAQPLIVVDDMILDMMYDRSTLHDGYFNNMLANLNVNDIESVEVLKNGTALYGAKGANGVILIHTNRNKSMATKIDVTINGRYELIPRLPKMMNADDYRLYTAEMLSDKVADFSQLRYMNSDPSYYYYKRYHNNTDWTDDVYRNAFSQNYGINVQGGDNVASYNLSVGYSLANSTLEKNDYSRFNMRLNTDIEITRKLNVRFDASYSDVDRSLFDDGAPSEILSGVVSSPGFLGLAQAPFLSPYAYDKGGKLSHYYSSYVKNGEALVNDDLEYLANGEVRMFQGRGRLANPVAILDRGEGNNRNSQGTRLITFSVTPRYDFNKHLALSEHFSLGLVSTTENYYLPILGVPNFKVDGLDENDELKNMAQSQASNLTSIQSDTRLSWHNSYDAHQIGVKGGFRFFSNNYKLTSQRGYDTGNDKTPQMSASLKYKQTDGDNDNTTELMWYALADYNYAQRYYVNAGLSAHASSRFGSDANGLKAFGVAWGIFPSIEAAWVITNEEWFPKLRGVDYFRFTGGFDVSGNDDINHIASRSYFVSRRMLGSNATGLVIGNIGNTELQWETTRRLTAGFEGNFINNRVSLRFNMFKSWTSNLLSLQQLAWTSGLAESWTNNGKLENCGYDVNVGVKVLNHKDWHWEVGASVGHYTNKVTALPNNDKPFETTYYGATVQTKVGQPVGMFYGYKTNGVYSTSAQAKADGKYIVKENGEKSYFQAGDMNFVDVDGNGEINADDRVAIGNPNPDIYGNIYTKLNWKNFTLSAVMNYSIGNDIYNYQRSLLEGGTYFLNQTTAVNGRWTTEGQQTSIPRVSYKDPMGNSRFSDRWIEDGSYLRLASVTLSYYVPIQSTYLQGITIWGNANNLFTLTRYLGSDPDVSLYSGVLSQGIDRGVIGAGRSFSLGVNINL, encoded by the coding sequence ATGAAAAAGTATATATTATCTGGCATGATGCTGCTGGCAACGATGTCGCTGGCAGCTCAGGGAGACCTGAAGACCGTGAAGGGACAAGTTGTCGATGATGCTACAGGCAAGCCACTTGCAGGTGTCATCGTACAGGCCTACGGCGAGAACGCTTTCACGGCAATGACCGATGATGAAGGCCGTTATGTGCTGAAAGCTCCAAAATATGTTCACTCGGTGCTGATGCGCGTTGACGGCTACAACCTCATGCAGCGCGCCATCAGTGACAGCATTGCCGATGCGCGTCTCTATCACGAGTCGTTCACCGAGCTTTACAAGCGCAATACAGTGGCAACCGTAAGTTCAACGGCAGATCAGTTCGACAACACGTCGGTTGTGAGCATCGATCCCCTCATTCAGCAGCAACTCGGTGGTGATGTGCGCACAGTGGCACGCGGAGGCAACGTAGGCCTGGGTAACATCATGTTGCTTGCCGGCATCAACTCTATCAATGCTAATGCGCAGCCTCTCATCGTCGTTGATGACATGATTCTCGACATGATGTATGACCGCTCAACACTGCATGATGGCTATTTCAACAACATGCTCGCTAACCTCAATGTTAATGATATTGAGAGTGTTGAGGTGCTGAAGAACGGTACTGCCCTCTATGGTGCAAAGGGAGCCAACGGTGTCATCCTTATCCATACCAACCGTAACAAGAGCATGGCAACGAAGATCGATGTCACCATCAATGGCCGCTACGAGCTCATCCCTCGTCTGCCTAAGATGATGAATGCCGATGACTATCGTCTCTATACCGCCGAGATGCTGTCAGACAAGGTCGCTGACTTCAGCCAGCTGCGCTATATGAACAGCGATCCCTCTTACTATTATTATAAGAGGTATCATAACAATACCGACTGGACTGATGATGTCTATCGTAATGCGTTCTCTCAGAACTATGGCATCAACGTACAGGGTGGTGATAACGTGGCTTCTTACAACCTGTCAGTAGGCTATTCACTTGCTAACAGCACACTGGAGAAGAACGACTACTCGCGTTTCAACATGCGACTGAACACTGACATTGAGATTACGAGAAAGCTCAATGTTCGTTTCGACGCAAGCTACAGCGATGTTGACCGCAGCCTCTTCGATGATGGTGCACCTTCAGAGATTCTCTCTGGTGTCGTAAGTTCTCCTGGCTTCCTCGGTCTGGCACAGGCTCCGTTCCTGTCGCCCTACGCTTATGACAAGGGTGGTAAACTGAGCCATTATTATTCAAGCTATGTCAAGAACGGTGAGGCTCTTGTTAATGACGACCTCGAGTATCTGGCTAATGGTGAGGTCAGAATGTTCCAGGGTCGCGGCCGTCTTGCCAACCCTGTCGCAATCCTTGACCGTGGTGAGGGTAACAACCGTAACTCACAGGGAACACGTCTCATCACCTTCTCTGTAACGCCACGCTACGACTTCAACAAGCATCTCGCTCTTAGCGAACATTTCTCTCTGGGTCTTGTCAGCACCACTGAGAACTACTATCTGCCTATACTTGGCGTGCCAAACTTCAAGGTTGATGGACTCGATGAGAATGATGAGCTGAAGAACATGGCACAGAGCCAGGCTTCAAATCTCACATCAATCCAGAGCGACACCCGTCTGTCATGGCACAACAGCTACGATGCTCATCAGATTGGCGTTAAGGGTGGCTTCCGCTTCTTCAGCAATAACTACAAGCTTACTTCACAGCGCGGTTACGACACAGGTAACGATAAGACTCCACAGATGAGTGCTTCGCTGAAGTACAAGCAGACAGACGGTGACAACGACAACACCACAGAGCTTATGTGGTATGCACTGGCAGACTATAACTATGCACAGCGTTACTATGTTAATGCAGGCCTGTCGGCTCACGCTTCTTCACGCTTCGGTTCTGATGCCAACGGTCTCAAGGCCTTCGGCGTCGCATGGGGAATCTTCCCAAGCATCGAGGCTGCATGGGTCATCACCAATGAGGAGTGGTTCCCGAAGCTGAGAGGTGTTGACTACTTCCGCTTCACTGGTGGTTTCGATGTCTCTGGTAATGATGACATCAACCATATCGCTTCTCGTTCGTACTTTGTGTCTCGTCGTATGCTTGGCAGCAACGCTACCGGTCTTGTAATCGGTAACATTGGTAACACTGAGCTGCAGTGGGAGACAACACGCAGACTGACTGCTGGCTTCGAGGGTAACTTCATCAACAACCGTGTAAGCCTGCGCTTCAACATGTTCAAGAGCTGGACTTCAAACCTTCTCTCTCTTCAGCAGCTCGCATGGACCAGCGGTCTCGCTGAGTCATGGACCAACAATGGCAAGCTGGAGAACTGCGGCTATGACGTAAACGTTGGAGTGAAAGTCCTGAACCATAAGGACTGGCACTGGGAGGTCGGCGCTTCTGTAGGTCACTATACTAATAAGGTGACTGCTCTGCCAAACAATGACAAGCCATTTGAGACAACCTATTATGGTGCTACTGTTCAGACAAAGGTTGGTCAGCCTGTAGGCATGTTCTATGGCTATAAGACAAACGGTGTTTATTCTACATCTGCCCAGGCAAAGGCTGATGGTAAGTACATCGTTAAGGAGAATGGTGAGAAGTCTTATTTCCAGGCAGGCGACATGAACTTCGTCGATGTTGACGGCAATGGTGAGATCAATGCCGATGACCGCGTAGCCATTGGTAATCCTAACCCCGACATTTACGGTAACATCTATACTAAGCTCAACTGGAAGAACTTCACCCTGTCTGCTGTAATGAACTATTCAATCGGCAACGACATCTACAACTACCAGCGCTCACTCCTTGAGGGTGGTACCTACTTCCTCAACCAGACAACAGCCGTCAATGGCCGTTGGACTACTGAGGGACAGCAGACCAGCATCCCACGCGTGAGCTATAAGGACCCAATGGGCAACTCTCGTTTCAGCGACCGCTGGATTGAGGATGGCAGCTATCTGCGCCTCGCTTCTGTAACGCTGAGCTACTACGTGCCCATCCAGAGCACCTATCTACAGGGTATCACCATCTGGGGTAATGCAAACAACCTGTTCACTCTGACACGCTACCTCGGCAGCGATCCTGATGTCTCACTCTACAGCGGAGTTCTCTCACAGGGTATTGACCGCGGTGTCATAGGAGCCGGACGTTCATTCTCACTTGGCGTGAATATCAATCTGTAA
- a CDS encoding RagB/SusD family nutrient uptake outer membrane protein — translation MNNHIITKRIKSSLVWLCGIVAPLTLGGVGGGLLSSCSDMLETDSELVEFANNNKLDNATDTVNSVLGIINKLQIIADRTVLLGEARADLMVTTDAASSDLKNLANFDFSKDNKYNQISDYYAVINNCNFYIENVDTAMTRRGRSVFMPEYAVVKAYRAWTYMQLALIYGKVPFVLKPVMTEKEAQNAMNQQYVGMKEICDYFISDLLPLTGINYPRFGSVGGYDSERFFIPLRVLLADLYLWRGSLTNNKADYREAATWYHDFLTDRRDPIKMSSRRTTWSNSTSLTSPSYGYHVFNSDEILTLIPMESRIFEGNISELRNIYNSTEQNNYYYQMTPSKAMFSLSKAQNYVYHDENNPGTDTIYIQKTGFTKDEYAGDLRFASNYTLSSYGTNNEYSEYNSYHQSINKVSRSQVPICRVTMVYLHYAEALNLAGLPQSAMCVLKYGMCQNVTKKYVDAIETAEAGQLIYFDPLVYKEDNGQSYGTKTYQRTVYGIHALGCGETHADSTYNVPQPPMALPTRQDSVDYQVAKIDSMIIDELALEGSFEGYRFYDLMRYAKRKNDNTILSNAVYARKATAKDEIKVDLTDENNWYLPMPKK, via the coding sequence ATGAATAATCATATAATAACAAAGAGAATAAAGTCGTCTCTTGTATGGCTCTGCGGCATCGTTGCTCCCCTCACCTTGGGAGGGGTAGGAGGTGGACTCCTTTCCTCTTGCTCCGACATGCTGGAGACAGACTCTGAGCTGGTGGAGTTTGCTAATAACAACAAACTCGACAATGCCACTGATACTGTCAACAGTGTTCTTGGTATCATAAACAAGCTGCAGATCATCGCTGACCGCACCGTGCTTCTGGGTGAGGCTCGTGCTGACCTTATGGTTACCACCGACGCTGCATCATCCGACCTGAAGAACCTTGCAAACTTTGACTTCAGCAAGGACAATAAGTACAATCAGATTAGTGACTACTATGCAGTTATCAACAACTGTAACTTCTATATCGAGAATGTCGATACAGCCATGACACGTCGTGGTCGTAGCGTGTTCATGCCGGAGTATGCTGTTGTGAAGGCTTATCGTGCATGGACATACATGCAGCTCGCACTTATCTATGGCAAGGTGCCTTTCGTACTGAAGCCTGTCATGACTGAGAAAGAGGCACAGAACGCCATGAACCAGCAGTATGTTGGCATGAAGGAAATCTGTGACTATTTCATCAGCGACCTTCTGCCTCTCACCGGTATCAACTACCCACGCTTCGGTAGTGTTGGCGGCTATGACTCAGAGCGTTTCTTCATTCCATTGCGTGTGTTGCTTGCCGACCTCTATCTGTGGCGCGGCTCTCTGACAAATAACAAGGCTGACTATCGTGAGGCAGCTACATGGTATCACGACTTCCTTACCGACCGTCGTGACCCAATCAAGATGAGCAGCCGCCGTACCACATGGTCTAATTCTACTTCGTTGACAAGTCCAAGCTATGGCTACCATGTATTCAACAGTGATGAAATACTCACTTTGATACCCATGGAGAGCCGTATCTTTGAAGGTAACATCAGCGAGCTGAGAAATATCTATAATTCAACTGAGCAGAATAACTATTACTATCAGATGACACCTTCGAAGGCTATGTTCAGCCTCTCTAAGGCTCAGAACTATGTCTATCACGATGAGAATAATCCTGGTACAGACACTATCTATATTCAAAAGACTGGCTTCACAAAAGATGAGTATGCTGGTGACCTGCGCTTCGCGAGCAACTATACTCTCAGCTCTTATGGTACTAACAATGAGTACTCTGAGTATAACTCATACCATCAGTCCATTAATAAGGTGTCGAGATCACAGGTGCCCATCTGCCGTGTAACAATGGTCTATCTGCACTATGCTGAGGCTCTTAACCTTGCAGGACTGCCACAGTCGGCAATGTGTGTCCTGAAGTATGGCATGTGCCAGAATGTTACTAAGAAGTATGTCGATGCTATTGAGACTGCCGAGGCTGGTCAGCTCATCTACTTCGACCCACTTGTATATAAGGAGGACAACGGTCAGTCTTATGGTACAAAGACCTACCAGCGCACTGTCTATGGCATCCACGCTCTCGGTTGTGGTGAGACTCATGCTGATAGCACGTATAACGTGCCTCAGCCTCCTATGGCTCTGCCTACACGTCAGGATTCTGTTGACTACCAGGTTGCAAAGATTGACAGCATGATCATCGATGAGCTCGCTCTTGAGGGCTCTTTCGAAGGCTATCGCTTCTACGACCTGATGCGTTACGCTAAGCGTAAGAACGATAACACTATCCTCTCAAATGCTGTCTATGCACGTAAGGCTACCGCCAAGGACGAGATTAAGGTTGATCTTACCGACGAGAACAACTGGTATCTGCCAATGCCCAAGAAATAA